Sequence from the Maribellus comscasis genome:
ATGGCAGGTCGTGGGACTGATATTAAACTAACGCCGGAAGTTAAAAAGGCCGGTGGACTGGCAATTATTGGCACAGAGCGGCATGATTCCAGAAGGGTTGACAGACAGTTGCGAGGGCGCGCCGGAAGACAGGGAGACCCAGGCTCTTCGCAGTTCTATGTCTCACTTGAGGATGATTTGATGCGTTTGTTTGGTTCCGACCGGATTTCCGGTGTGATGGATCGTTTGGGTTTGAAGGAAGGTGAGGTAATTCAGCATTCCATGATCTCAAAGTCAATTGAACGGGCGCAGCGTAAGGTGGAAGAAAATAACTTTGGAATCCGTAAACGGTTGCTGGAATATGACGATGTGATGAACTCGCAGCGTGAAGTGATTTACAAAAAACGAAAACATGCACTTTTCGGTGAGCGTTTGGAAGTGGATGTTTTGAACATGATGTACGATTCAGTAGAAGAGCTGGTAAATGAATATTTTGGCTCCGATATGTTTGAGGATTTTAATATGGAACTTTTGAGGCTACTTTCCATTGAATCTCCGGTTACTGAAGACGAGTTCAAAAAGATGAATACCACAGAGATTACCGAAGCAATTTATGAAAAAATGATTGCGGGTTACAACCGGAAGGTTGAAGCCATTTCGAAACAGGCATATCCGGTAATTAAAAATGTATATGAAACCAAATCGCAGCAGTATCAGAATATCGTGGTTCCAATTTCGGATGGGAAACGGGTATTCCAGATTATTTGCAACCTTGAAAAAGCCTATCAGAACAAAGGGAAGGAACTGGTAAAATCATATCAGAAACAGATTGTGCTTAGTACCATCGACGAGGCCTGGAAGGAACAGTTGCGCGAAATGGATGATTTAAAACAGTCGGTTCAGAACGCAACCTATGAACAAAAAGATCCACTTTTAATATACAAATTTGAATCGTTTAACCTTTTTAAAGTAATGGTTAACAAGGTCAATAAAGATGTGGTTTCCACATTAATGAAGGGGCAGATTCCGATTCAAAGTCCGGATCAGGTGAGGGAAGCGGAAGCCAGAAAACGAACGGATATGAGCCGGTACAAAACACAAAAATCAGACCTTCCGAATGTGGATAACCCGATGGAGGGAGCAAATACTCAAACTCAGGAAAAATCGAAACCACAGCCGGTTAAGGTTGAAAAGAGGGTAGGGCGAAATGATCCGTGCCCATGTGGAAGTGGAAAAAAATATAAACAATGTCACGGCCGGACAGGTGCATAAAATCTAAAATCAAAATATAGAAAATGATTCAAATTTTAAGTTTTATCCATTGGAATGCTAATCCGGAGATTTTTCATATCGGGGGACTTTCAGTAAGATGGTACGGATTATTATTTGCCTCTGGCCTTTTAATTGGGTATTATATTGGAGAATGGATGTTAAAATCCGAAAAAGTGCCGCAAAAGTGGATTGAGAGCCTGTTCTTTTACATTATAATTGCAACCATTGTTGGTGCACGCTTAGGTCATGTATTCTTCTACGGGTGGGATTATTATTCACAACATCCGGAAGAAATCATTAAGGTGTGGCATGGTGGTTTGGCTAGTCACGGGGGAGCACTTGGAATAATTATTGCCCTTTGGATTCATTCAAGGTTGATAACTAAACGAACTGTACTTTGGACACTGGACAGAATTGCTGTTCCTACTGCGCTTGTAGGAGCGTTTATCCGCACGGGAAATTTAATGAATTCCGAAATTTACGGTATACAGACCGAACTTCCCTGGGGATTTATTTTTGAACGTAACGGCGAATTGGTGGCCAAACATCCGACCCAAATTTATGAGGCGTTGGCCTACGTTATTTCCTTTATAATTTTGATGTTTCTTTATAAAAAAACAAGCGCAAAAAATCGCCCGGGTTTGTTGCTGGGAGCATTTTTCGTGCTGATTTTTATTGCCCGCTTCTTTATCGAATTTATAAAAGAAGATCAGGAAGCATTTGAAGCCACAATGGCGTTAAATATGGGACAATGGTTAAGCGTTCCTTTTGTGTTGATTGGAGCATTGCTGATTGCAAGGGCAATAAAACTCCCCGGAAAAGTATTTAAGAACGGTTAATAACAGATTAATATAAATCAAAAAGCCCGGT
This genomic interval carries:
- the lgt gene encoding prolipoprotein diacylglyceryl transferase, which translates into the protein MIQILSFIHWNANPEIFHIGGLSVRWYGLLFASGLLIGYYIGEWMLKSEKVPQKWIESLFFYIIIATIVGARLGHVFFYGWDYYSQHPEEIIKVWHGGLASHGGALGIIIALWIHSRLITKRTVLWTLDRIAVPTALVGAFIRTGNLMNSEIYGIQTELPWGFIFERNGELVAKHPTQIYEALAYVISFIILMFLYKKTSAKNRPGLLLGAFFVLIFIARFFIEFIKEDQEAFEATMALNMGQWLSVPFVLIGALLIARAIKLPGKVFKNG